A segment of the Halovivax limisalsi genome:
CCGGAAGTGGACCTCGTCGTTGTATCCGGCGCATACCGGGGGAGAGACCCGTGACGCTCGCGACTCGCATCCTCTCGGGCGTACTCGACTTGCCGCAGGCGGAAACGCGAGACGTTCGCGCCGAACCCGTTTCGATTCTGGTCACGGATGGCGCCGCCCTGGAGGCGACCCACTACGCTCTCCGTCCGGGGTGCCGACGAGTGGCGACGGTTCGAGGAGTGGCCACCGTCCGGCGTCGACGGACGCCGGTGGTACTTCCAGCCGGGTCGCGGCCTCTCGCCCGACCCGCCCTCGACGGCGTATCGCGACGAGTTCGCGTACGATCCTCGGTATCCGACCCGAACGTCGCGGGGCCGATCACGGGCACTTCGGCCGGCCGGGCGGAGCAGTCCGCGCTCGAGTCCCGGCCCGACGTTCTGACGTGCACCTCGGCCCGCTCGACGAGGCGCTCGAACTGATCGGCCCCATCTCGGCCGATCTCGTCGTCGACCCGGTCTCGCCACACGCGGACGTCTACGTCTGCCTCTGCGAGGTCGACGCCGACGGTGGCTCCCGCAACGTCTGCGAGACTTCGTCACTCCGTCCCGACGAGACGGCGAACACCGGCCGTCCGCGCCGGGTGACCGTCGAGTGCTGGCCGACCGCGTTCCGGGTCGACCCGGGCAGCCGACTCCGCGTCCAGGTCGCCGGCGGCGCCTTCCCCCGCTGGTCGCGAAACCCGGGGACCGGCGCACCGATCGGCGAGGCGACGACGCTCAGGACGGTCGAGCACGCGGTTCGCGGCGGGCCGGACGAACGGTCGGGGATCCGGCTTCCGGCGTTCGAGCCGGGTCCGCAGCCCGCGTTCGACGGCGCTCAGAGACCGACCGCCCCTTCGACGGATGCCGTGCTCAATCACGGGCGCTCAGCGCGTCGTCGACGATCCGGATGGCGGCCTCGATCACGTCCTCGGGCGGCTGCGTGGCGTCGATTCTGACGAATCGTTCGGGTTCGGCCTCGAGCAGTCGCTCGTAGTTCTCGCGGACGG
Coding sequences within it:
- a CDS encoding CocE/NonD family hydrolase C-terminal non-catalytic domain-containing protein; the encoded protein is MNRARIPPEREFLSGSRPGLEAFPTRKWTSSLYPAHTGGETRDARDSHPLGRTRLAAGGNARRSRRTRFDSGHGWRRPGGDPLRSPSGVPTSGDGSRSGHRPASTDAGGTSSRVAASRPTRPRRRIATSSRTILGIRPERRGADHGHFGRPGGAVRARVPARRSDVHLGPLDEALELIGPISADLVVDPVSPHADVYVCLCEVDADGGSRNVCETSSLRPDETANTGRPRRVTVECWPTAFRVDPGSRLRVQVAGGAFPRWSRNPGTGAPIGEATTLRTVEHAVRGGPDERSGIRLPAFEPGPQPAFDGAQRPTAPSTDAVLNHGRSARRRRSGWRPRSRPRAAAWRRF